The genome window TTTAGGAGGCATACCATATTCTGCGCAGATTTGCTTGATGAAATGATCGGCTAATAAAGGAATGTCCTCTATTCTTTCATTTAAAGTCGGAACACGGATCAATATAACACTTAACCGATGGTACAAATCCTCGCGAAACTGGCTTTTTTCTATGGCTACCTTGAGGTCTTTATTCGTAGCTGCGATAATTCGCACATCCACTTTTATCTCCTTATCACTTCCTACGCGGGAAATTTTATTTTCCTGCAATGCCCTTAATACTTTAGCTTGGGCTGATAGGCTCATATCGCCGATCTCATCAAGGAAAATAGTTCCTTTGTTGGCCGCCTCGAATTTCCCTTTTCTGTCTTTGTAGGCGGATGTAAACGAACCTTTTTCGTGTCCGAATAACTCACTTTCTATCAATTCAGAAGGTATCGCGGCACAATTGACCTCCACGAACGGTCCGCCTGCCCTGGAACTTTTTTCATGCAGCCACCTGGCGACAAGTTCCTTACCCGTCCCATTGCTTCCTGTGATCAGGACACGGGCATCGGTGGGTGCTACGCGCTCAATAATTTCAATAACATTTTTAATGGCAGAAGATTCGCCGATGATTTCATATGTTTTATTAACACGGCGTTTCAGCACTTTTGTTTCCGTAACCAATTCCTTCTTTTCTATGGCATTACGGATAGTGATCAATAACCGGTTAAGGTCCAGCGGCTTTTCAATAAAGTCAAAGGCGCCTTTTTTTATGGCTTCCACAGCTGTATCTATGTTGCCATGTCCGGATATCATTACTACAGGAGCATCGCCGGGCATGTCCAGGATTTTTTCCAGTACTTCCATCCCATCCATATTCGGCATCTTGATATCGCATAAAACCAGTTCGTATTTGCCTTTACCGAACATTTCAATTCCTTCGATACCATCGACAGCTGTATCTACTTCATGGTTTTCATATTCCAATACTTCTTTTAGGGTATTGCGAATGCTGCGTTCATCATCAATGACTAATATTTTTGCCATCTGTACAAAATTATTATAGTGTTAGTCTCTTCTTACTATTGTCAATATTCATTATAAATCACGAATCCAAATATTCCTAAAGCTAACCGCATCTCCATGATCCTGAAGGATAATGGGTAATTTTCCGTGTGGCTTATAAGCAGGGAGTCCGATGTATTCGGTATTTCCCTTTATCTCTGTATGATTTTGTACGACCACGCCGTTTTGTATCACTGTTATATATGCCGGAGTGACTACTTCTCCTTTTCCATTGAATTCAGGGGCTGTATATATGATATCATATACCTGCCATTCTCCCGGTTTACGGCATACATTTACCAGAGGAGCGGTTTGCTTGTATATGCTTCCTGCCTGTCCGTTAGAATAGGTCTTATTGTCGTAATTATCAAGAACCTGGAGCTCATAACGGCTTTGTAGAAAGATACCACTGTTACCACGTCCCTGGCCGGTTTTTTTCGGATTGACTTCTGCAGGTGTTCTCCATTCGATATGTAACTGGCAGCTACCAAAGACTTTTTTCGTTTGAATCGCCTTAGCGCCACCGACAACAGTCATGATATCTTTTTCAATTTTCCATTTGGGTTCCGTACCATCCTGGCAGACCCATTCCGATAAATCTTTACCATTGAAAAGGACAATAGCATCTGATGGCGGTTTGGTTCCTTCGCCCGGAGTAATGATCTCAGGTTGATTGTTCCAGTATTCGGTGTGTTCAGGTTTCCATTTGAGATCCTGCGCAAAAATTTGTCCTACAAAAAAAGAAACAGTCAATAAAGCAATGTATTTTTTCATGGTTGATGTTTTTTGAATTTAGCGGATAAAGGTACGTATTTTTCAAATACGACGGAATGTAGGTTTTTAAATTAAAGATCATGAGTATATCTTATCCGGTGGAAATGTTAATTCATCCTTCATTATTTTGAAGATCCGGAAAATAATTGACTGAAATAAAACAACAGTATATTGTTTTATTTTAATTTTTGTTCATATAATTCTGTATCTTGTGTAAATGTGTGCTTTAATTTTGATATTGAGTGATGATTTGTTATAAAAAATGAAATAAATGTGTTTTTTGTTAAAAATAAAATAATTTAACAATTGATTTAGTTTTAAATTGAAACTATAAGATGATTTGTGGTAATAAAATATCATAATTATTACATAAAAAACATCGTTTTATCTAATTTTGCGATATAATAATTTCATTCAGTAAATTTATAATATTTTGCTGTAATCAGTATGAAATATATATCACAAATAGTCAATCATATATATGAACACACTTTATCAACCGGAATTTGAACACGATGCCTGTGGTGTAGGTTTACTGGCAAATATTAATGGCGACAAATCCCATGAGATCGTCGATAAGGGTTTGCAGGTGCTGGAGCATATGTTACACCGCGGAGCCGAAAATGCCGATAACAAAACCGGCGATGGTGCAGGTATCATGCTGCAGATTCCTCATGAGTTTATTCTTTTGCAGGGAATACCAGTACCCGAACGTGGGAAGTATGGCACCGGACTGATATTTCTTCCTAAGGAAGAGGAGCAGGCAGAATTGTGTCTTACAGTGTTGCGTGAAACTGTGGAAAAGGAAGAACTAAGATTACTGGCAGTACGTGATGTCCCTGTCAATAGCGGTATCCTGGGTGAAATGTCGCGCGATAATGAACCGTCCATCAAACAGATATTTGTAGTAGGAGAGGACCGATCTGAAATACTCGAACGGAAATTATATATTGTCCGTCGTAAACTGGAAAAAAAAGTGTTGAAATCGACACTGGCACACAAACGTAGTTTTTATGTAGTCAGCCTGTCGACCCGGCGGATCGTTTACAAAGGAATGCTGACCTCCGTACAGTTGCGTGATTATTTTCCGGATCTGTCTGATCCGTATTTTACAAGCGGTCTGGCTTTGGTACATTCACGCTTCAGTACCAATACCTTTCCTTCATGGGATCTGGCCCAACCTTTCCGTCTGATCGGGCATAACGGCGAAATCAATACCATACGGGGCAACCGTTACTGGATGGAAGCCCGGGAAAGCATTCTGCAATCCGGATCACTGGGAAATGTAGAGGATATTTTTCCTATTGTACAGGCCGGGATGAGTGATAGCGCTTCACTGGACAATGTGCTGGAATTCCTGGTAATGTCGGGTAAGAGCCTGCCTCATGCTTTGGCTATGTTGGTTCCGGAAAGCTGGAATGCAAAAAATCCGATCTCCGACGACCTGAAAGCATTTTATGAATACCACAGTATCCTGATGGAGCCTTGGGACGGGCCGGCCACACTGCTTTTCACCGATGGGCGTTATGCCGGTGGAATGCTCGACAGGAACGGATTACGACCTGCACGTTACCTGATTACCAGGAGCGGGGTGATCGTGGTGGCTTCCGAAGCCGGGGTATTGCCTTTCGAGGCATCCGATATTAAAGAGAAAGGGCGTTTACAACCCGGTAAAATGCTGATGATCGATACGCAGGAAGGGACGGTACATTATGATGCCGAGCTAAAAGAAGAACTGGCAAAAGCTTATCCGTACGGGGAATGGTTATCGAAAAACCGTATTGTTTTGTCCGACATTTCATCCGGCCGTACTGTCAAACAGCATGTGGAGCAATTTCCCGGGCTACTGAAGGCATTCGGGTATACACAGGAAGATATCGAAAAGATCATGTTGCCGATGGCAGTGGATGGTAAAGAACCGGTAGGTTCCATGGGAAATGATACCCCGCTGGCTGTATTGTCCGGTAAGCCTCAGCGATTGTTTGCTTATTTCCGGCAATTATTTGCACAGGTAACCAATCCACCAATTGATCCTATCCGTGAAGAGTTGGTAATGTCTTTGTCTATGTATATCGGGTGCCAGGAAACCAATATCCTGGAGCCATCGCCGGACTTATGTAAAATGGTGAAATTCAAAAGCCCGGTCATCAATAACCGTGATCTGGATATTTTGCGGCATCTGGGCTATAAAGGTTTCCGCACCTTGACGCTTCCGATGCTGTTTGATGCATCCGAACAGGCAAAGGGGATGGAACAGGCGTTGGCCAGGATCTGTCGGCAAGCCGAAAAAGCAGTGGATGACGGTTATAATTATGTGATCCTCAGTGACCGTGGCGTAAATGAACGGCAAGCAGCAATCCCATCATTGCTGGCTGTTTCGGCTGTTCATCATTACCTGATCGATAAGCGTAAGCGGATGCAGATCGCCATTATGGTGGAAAGTGCCGAACCGCGCGAAGTGATGCATTTTGCGTTGTTGTTTGGCTTCGGCGCCAGCGGTGTGAACCCGTATATGGCTTTTGCTGTGTTGGATGACCTGGTGAAACGGCATGAGATACATCTGGATTATGCCACTGCCGAAAAGAACTATATCAGGTCCGTTAATAAAGGATTGTTGAAAGTGCTGTCAAAAATGGGTATCTCTACCTTACGTAGTTATCGTGGGTCGCAAATTTTTGAGGCCGTTGGTATCGGCCAGAAATTACTTGACCGGTATTTTCGCGGTATGATATCGCGTATCGGTGGTATTGACCTGAAAGATATCACTATCGATACACTTATTCACCATTACGAAGGATTTTCGGATAAACAGAAGTTGGATAAGTTGAAAAACATCGGCTTGTATGCTTACCGTCGTGACGGCGAATACCATGCATGGAATCCCGAAACTATTTCAAAGCTGCAAATTGCTACCCGCTTGGGTGACTATGATCGCTTTAAAGAATATAGTTCGATTGTTGATGGGAAGTCGACACCTGTATTTTTAAGGGATTTCCTGGATTTTAAACGTAATCCGATCGACATATCTGAAGTGGAACCTGTTGAGGCCATTACACGCCGTTTTGTGACAGGCGCCATGTCTTATGGGTCTATTAGTAAGGAGGCACATGAGGCTTTGGCTATTGCCTTAAACACACTGAATGGCCGGAGTAATACGGGCGAAGGAGGCGAAAATGCCGATCGTTTTAATATCGGTGCAGACGGATTGAACCGTCGCAGTGCGATCAAACAGATCGCTTCGGGCCGTTTTGGCGTGACGGCGGAATATCTGGTCAATGCCGATGAACTGCAGATTAAAATTGCACAGGGTGCTAAACCGGGAGAAGGCGGCCAGCTGCCCGGCTTTAAAGTGGATAAAATTATTGCGGCGACCCGTCATTCCCTCCCCGGGATCACACTGATCTCACCACCGCCGCATCATGATATTTATTCCATAGAAGATCTGGCACAACTGATTTTTGACCTGAAAAACGTGAATCCACAGGCAAAGATCAGTGTCAAGCTGGTATCTGAAAGTGGTGTGGGTACGGTTGCTGCCGGAGTAGCTAAAGCCAAAGCCGACCTGATCGTGATCAGTGGTGCGGAAGGCGGAACCGGCGCCAGTCCGGTAAGTTCTATCCGCCATGCCGGAATGCCTTGGGAATTAGGGTTGGCTGAAACACAACAGACGTTGGTGATGAACAATCTGCGCGGAAATGTAGTATTGCAGACCGACGGGCAGCTCAAAACCGGAAAAGACATCATTATCGCAACTTTACTGGGAGCCGAAGAATACGGTTTTGCTACCAGCGCCCTGATCGTGCTCGGTTGTGTAATGATGCGTAAATGCCACTTGAACACTTGTCCGGTAGGTATTGCCACACAGGATGAGCGATTGCGGCAGCGATTCAAGGGTGAATATGAATATGTGGTGAACTTTATGACTTTCCTGGCGCAGGAAGTCCGTGAGTATTTGGCTGAAATGGGTTTCCGGAGCATCGATGAGATAATCGGGCGCAGTGATCTGCTGGAACTAAGGAAGTTCGAAGAGCATCCCAAAGCACAGAAGCTGGATTTCTCCAAGCTTTTGTATTTCCCCGAAGAAACGTCCCATGCGCTCCGCTGGGAAAAGGAACAGGACCACAAAATAGATGAGGTACTTGACCTGCAGCTGATCAGGAAAGCACGTCCTGCGCTGGAAAAATCACTTCCGGCGGAGATGGATAGTCTGATTTCCAATATCGACCGGTCGGTAGGTGCCATGCTTTCCGGAAAGGTGGCCAAACGATACGGGAGTATGGGCTTGCCGGACAGTACGATCACTGTTGCCTTCAAGGGATCTGCCGGACAGAGTTTCGGCGCTTTTCTTGCTGCCGGCATCACTTTCCGGCTGGAAGGGGAAGCCAATGATTATCTCGGCAAGGGATTATCCGGAGGACGTATTGTTGTGCTACCACCCAAAGGCAGCATTTTTGCCCCTGAAAACAACATTATCGCAGGGAATACACTGTTATATGGAGCTACTTTAGGCGAAGTATACATCAACGGACGTGTCGGTGAGCGTTTCTGTGTCAGGAACAGTGGCGCAATAGCAGTGGTGGAAGGCGTAGGTGATCACTGTTGCGAATATATGACAGGAGGAAGGACGGTAGTGTTGGGAAGTACCGGGAAGAATTTTGCTGCCGGTATGAGCGGAGGCGTTGCCTATGTGTATGATCCCGATGGAACCTTCGATTATTTCTGTAATATGGAAATGGTAGAGTTATCGCTGATTGAAGACAAAACAGATGACCAGGAACTGTTCAGGCTGATCTCGGCACATGCACACCATACAAAGAGCCCGCTGGCACTTCGTATGGTGGGTGACTGGGAGAACCACCTGAAACATTTCCTGAAAGTGATGCCGATCGAATATAAAAAAGTACTTCATGATGAAGCCATGGAAGCCATCAGGAAAAAGATCGCACAAGTGGAATACGATTATTAATGGAGAATGGAAAATGTTGGGAACGAACAAAAATGTTCATTCCTGGTTTTCCTCTTCAAATTTCCACTATCCATTATTCTCAATTTTTAATTCTCAATTTTCAATTCTAAAAATGGGTAACCCGAAAGCATTTTTAACCATTCCCCGCAAAGAGGCGGGATATAGGCCTATATTGGAACGCATCACGGATTTTGGTGAAGTGGAACAGACCCTGAATAGCGATGACCGTATCCTGCAGGGGTCACGGTGTATGGAGTGTGGTGTTCCGTTTTGCCACTGGGCCTGTCCGATTGGTAACTGTATGCCCGAATGGCAGGATTCCTTGACTAAAGGAAAATGGCAGGAGGCATATGAACGGCTGGCAGCTACCAATAATTTTCCCGAATTTACAGGACGCGTATGTCCGGCACTGTGTGAGAAAAGTTGCGTACTGGCTATGACAGACCAGGCTGTCACTATACGGGAAAACGAAGCAGCCATTGCCGAACATGCCTTCCATGAAGGGTATGTAAAACCACGTATCCCACAAAAAAGAACCGGAAAAAAAGTGGCTGTGATCGGATCCGGGCCTGCCGGCCTCTCTGTGGCGGATATGCTTAACCGGCAGGGACATTGTATTACGGTTTTTGAAAAAGACGAAGCTCTGGGAGGATTATTGCGTTTTGGTATTCCTGATTTTAAACTGAATAAGGAAATTATCGACCGGAGGCTGGGAATACTCCGTGAAGAAGGGATTGAATTCAAAACCGGCATAAACATCGGAAAGGACATCAGCCATGAGCAACTCCTGAAAAAATACGATGCCATCTGCCTGGCAGTCGGTGCGGGACATCCCCGCGATCTTCCGGTAGAGGGGAAGAAACTAAAAGGAATACATTTCGCTTTGGAACTGTTGCAACAACAGAACCGGGTTGTGGCGGGGGAGGTCATTTCGAAAGAACACCTGATCTCTGCAAAAGGAAAGCATGTTGTGGTGATTGGCGGGGGAGATACCGGTTCCGATTGTGTGGGTACTTCCGTACGCCATAAGGCGGCTCAAGTCACACAAATAGAGATCATGTCCCAGCCACCCGGATCATATAATCCGGAAACACCGTGGCCACTCTATCCGAATGTGTTGAGAACATCCAGTTCCCATAAAGAGGGATGCTTGCGCCGTTGGAACCTGGCTACAAAACGGTTTATCGGGGAAAAAGGAAAAGTAACCGGTGTGGAAGTAGCCGAAGTTGTATGGAGTAAAGACAAAACCGGACGTATGCTAATGAAGGAAACAGGAAAAACAGAGATCATCAAAGCCGACCTGGTATTATTGTCCATGGGTTTTATCCACCCGGTCCATGAAGGCTTACTGGATAGCCTGGGAGTTAAGTATGACGGACGGGGTAATGTTCAGTCGGTTATACCCGGCCGGACATCAGTGGATAAAATTTTTGTTGCAGGAGACGCCACGCTGGGAGCCAGTCTTGTTGTGCGGGCAATTCAATCGGGTAGGGAAGCCGCCGAAGCCATCGGACGGTTCCTGGAAAATAGTTAAAGAGTCCGGTTTATTATGAACCTATATGCTATTTTTATAGTTTGAAGGTGTAAAAATTTTCGGCTTTTATAAAACCAAAATCTTTATACAGGTATTCTCCCGCTTTTGAAGCGCTGACTCTCAAAATCCCGATTCTGCGTGCTTTTGCTTCGTCGACAATGATTTTCAGCAGATGACTTGCAAAGCCCTTTCTTCTGTGTCCCTCTTCTGTAAACACATTACAAACTTCTCCGATTAAACCGCTTGTATTTTGATAATACGGCGGTTTTTTGCTAAAGGCAATTCCACAAGTCGAAACTATCTTACCGTTTACTTCGGCAACCCACGCAATAAAAGAACCATCAGCGATTGCAGATGTATAATAGCCAGACAGATCTTTGCTTATATCGATATCCAAAGCCGAGCCTTCAGCTAAAAGTTGCTCCATACGCAAGACTACAAGCTCCTTTACATCAGCATGCGTTGCTATCCTATAAATAACTTCCATTTATTTTATCTATTATAAATATATTACTTAGCCGGTGAATGACGATCATTTCATCTCTATATCCTCGACAAATCCTTGTATAATCATATTGTCCTGAGAAACAGGATTCCCGTTAAACGAGACATTTTCAAACAATACCCGGCTTATCTTGTGTTCCCGGTCATGTCCTTTCAGTTCGATGTCTGGGGATCTTCCGGAAGCATGTATATTTTTGAACACTACATCGTGTATGTTTCCTCTTTCCTGGTCTTTTGACCACACTGCTTCGCCTAACCACAATGAGATAAACCTCCGGCTCTCTTCGATACGAATGTCTTCAAAACGTATGTTGCTGATGGTGGCTGCATCCGAATGAAAAATACGTAACGCCCATTCTCTCCCCTGGTCATGGATCACATCACAATTCCTGAATGTAACCTGATCCACATTGTTGGTTAATTCGGCACCGATACTCAGGGCGTGTGCTACTTCGTTCCATAATACGCAATCCTGTACGAGGATACGGCCTGCCGGCCCCTCATGGTTCAGTGTCTTTACAACGACAAGGTCATCAAGTGTACGTATAAAGCAATCGTTTACAGTAATATCATGACTGCTGCAGATATCTATTCCGTCTGAATTGGCGCGGTATCCCAGTATCTTTATATTGTTTACCGTTACATTTTCAGCGCTGAAGATGGGGATGGTCCAGGTACTGGGATCCCGTAAGATGATACCCTCCACTTCGATGTTTTCACCTTTTATATTGATCATATTTCTGGCATGGGTAGTACAGCCGGTAGCATCCAGTATCCCGCGTCCACGGACTTTGATATTTTTCCCCCTTAATTCCAGGGTAGGCGTATAGCCGCGTAATCCGCTGTAACTACTGATCCAATATTTTTCTTCGGGATCGATAATGGCCCTGACTACGGCTCCTCCGGCAATATATACGGTTTTATTATCGCTCACTCTCAGATGACTGATCTCGTGTATGCCCGGACCAAAATAGATGACATCCGGATCGTCTTTTTCTGGTATGTCGGTTTCAAACGGGTTGGCGAAAATGTGGAGGCAATGGATCCAGTCATCGTTGATCTCAATGGTTAACTTACGGGGCTGGTCCAGATTAAAAGAGATCGTATTTCCATTGATATCGGGAACCATACCTAATGAAGAAGGTAATATTTTCGCGGAACGGATCTTTGAATCCACTGAAACACTGATCTTAACCGGGCCATTCATGTCAAAATAAGCAAATGAGGCCGTATCATGGTAAAGAGCAGAATTGGCTTTGTCATCCATGGCCAGCCATCTTGACCTGTCGTCTTCCGGAGCTATTCTTGCCTGATATACAGGAATTTTTTCGCCTTCCACTTTAACTTCATACGCTGTGCTTAATTCTTCACCTTCAGGGGCAGGGTATATCTTTATATGGTTATCTTTATTCGCACAGGAACAGGATATACATGCAATAAGGATCAATAGCCAAATTTTATTTTTCATCTGTTTATATTTTATTTTTTTAAGGTCAGATGCAATACGCCATAGATAATCATTACGGTGGGTGAACAGTAATGTTCATGGCTATTTCATAGTGGAAAGAATTTAAGTGCCGGTCTTGTTACAAAAGCTACCGGATGATTTCTGAAAAACTATTTAAAGGTAATCCCAAAAACTAACTTTTAAGCACTCAGTGCCATTAATTGTTTTCTTAAGTCGCATTGATTATGATTATTAATATGAAATTAATTTATTGGTATTACTTAATTCTGTCAAAGATAAGACCCTTTTTACCAACTTTTAACCAGTCACCAATAAAATTCTTATCATGTTTTTGTTTTGGTATGAATACGCTCTTTCTTCCAATATATGTTATAGACGGATCAAATTCTTGAGTTAAAGTTTTATATTTGCTACATCCTTAACAATTGTACAAATCTCCAATAGATATTCGGATAATATATGCACATGTTTATGAAACAACTTATTGCTGTGACAAGCCTTTTGATCTTGTTTTTTACTATTGCCTGCAACAGTAAACGAGAACTTACTTTTTCCAAAGCTACTTATGTCGCACGTGTAACAGGTGATGTACTTGCCGGAGAGATGGAGGAGTTTCCGAATTCCAACAGAACCGGTGAAGATTTTAATATAGGAGCTACTGATCTCGGGATCATTTGGGAAATGAAAAACGGCGAATATGGTATTTTTTTCGGTGATACATATGGAAGGGATCATTTTAAAGATATGGGTGATGGAAAAGTACCCAATTATAGTGATTGGAGATGTAATGTGCTTGTCTTTTCCAATGACCGGAACCTGGAAGACGGGTTGACGTTCGATGGGGCGGCAATGGATCCGACCGGATCAGCACGTGAAATTATATATGGAGCCAAAGACCAGTCGGGTACCGGTGACTGGACCTCTATACCCACAGGGGCGATCTGCGCCAACGGGATAGATTATGTCCATTATATGAATGTGAAAAATTGGCTCAAGGATAATGACTGGATCAGTAATTATTCCGGTTTGTACCGTTCGAGAGATAGTGGCCGGAACTGGGAGAAATGTGAAAATATGTATTGGGATTCCGGCAGTAATTTTGGACAGGT of Bacteroidales bacterium contains these proteins:
- the gltB gene encoding glutamate synthase large subunit, giving the protein MNTLYQPEFEHDACGVGLLANINGDKSHEIVDKGLQVLEHMLHRGAENADNKTGDGAGIMLQIPHEFILLQGIPVPERGKYGTGLIFLPKEEEQAELCLTVLRETVEKEELRLLAVRDVPVNSGILGEMSRDNEPSIKQIFVVGEDRSEILERKLYIVRRKLEKKVLKSTLAHKRSFYVVSLSTRRIVYKGMLTSVQLRDYFPDLSDPYFTSGLALVHSRFSTNTFPSWDLAQPFRLIGHNGEINTIRGNRYWMEARESILQSGSLGNVEDIFPIVQAGMSDSASLDNVLEFLVMSGKSLPHALAMLVPESWNAKNPISDDLKAFYEYHSILMEPWDGPATLLFTDGRYAGGMLDRNGLRPARYLITRSGVIVVASEAGVLPFEASDIKEKGRLQPGKMLMIDTQEGTVHYDAELKEELAKAYPYGEWLSKNRIVLSDISSGRTVKQHVEQFPGLLKAFGYTQEDIEKIMLPMAVDGKEPVGSMGNDTPLAVLSGKPQRLFAYFRQLFAQVTNPPIDPIREELVMSLSMYIGCQETNILEPSPDLCKMVKFKSPVINNRDLDILRHLGYKGFRTLTLPMLFDASEQAKGMEQALARICRQAEKAVDDGYNYVILSDRGVNERQAAIPSLLAVSAVHHYLIDKRKRMQIAIMVESAEPREVMHFALLFGFGASGVNPYMAFAVLDDLVKRHEIHLDYATAEKNYIRSVNKGLLKVLSKMGISTLRSYRGSQIFEAVGIGQKLLDRYFRGMISRIGGIDLKDITIDTLIHHYEGFSDKQKLDKLKNIGLYAYRRDGEYHAWNPETISKLQIATRLGDYDRFKEYSSIVDGKSTPVFLRDFLDFKRNPIDISEVEPVEAITRRFVTGAMSYGSISKEAHEALAIALNTLNGRSNTGEGGENADRFNIGADGLNRRSAIKQIASGRFGVTAEYLVNADELQIKIAQGAKPGEGGQLPGFKVDKIIAATRHSLPGITLISPPPHHDIYSIEDLAQLIFDLKNVNPQAKISVKLVSESGVGTVAAGVAKAKADLIVISGAEGGTGASPVSSIRHAGMPWELGLAETQQTLVMNNLRGNVVLQTDGQLKTGKDIIIATLLGAEEYGFATSALIVLGCVMMRKCHLNTCPVGIATQDERLRQRFKGEYEYVVNFMTFLAQEVREYLAEMGFRSIDEIIGRSDLLELRKFEEHPKAQKLDFSKLLYFPEETSHALRWEKEQDHKIDEVLDLQLIRKARPALEKSLPAEMDSLISNIDRSVGAMLSGKVAKRYGSMGLPDSTITVAFKGSAGQSFGAFLAAGITFRLEGEANDYLGKGLSGGRIVVLPPKGSIFAPENNIIAGNTLLYGATLGEVYINGRVGERFCVRNSGAIAVVEGVGDHCCEYMTGGRTVVLGSTGKNFAAGMSGGVAYVYDPDGTFDYFCNMEMVELSLIEDKTDDQELFRLISAHAHHTKSPLALRMVGDWENHLKHFLKVMPIEYKKVLHDEAMEAIRKKIAQVEYDY
- a CDS encoding DUF4185 domain-containing protein, which gives rise to MKQLIAVTSLLILFFTIACNSKRELTFSKATYVARVTGDVLAGEMEEFPNSNRTGEDFNIGATDLGIIWEMKNGEYGIFFGDTYGRDHFKDMGDGKVPNYSDWRCNVLVFSNDRNLEDGLTFDGAAMDPTGSAREIIYGAKDQSGTGDWTSIPTGAICANGIDYVHYMNVKNWLKDNDWISNYSGLYRSRDSGRNWEKCENMYWDSGSNFGQVGYWKKDGYVYMMGTETGRKSTARVARFREGDIEEQDQYEYWNEIEKKWIKGDELRATDLFEDTVGELSVIYHKKSRKWIVTYFCGQRYNITVRYADNITGPWSEPQELAHGSEFPQLYGSFIHPLSADGDHLYFLMSRWAPYNVFLMKSEVK
- a CDS encoding glutamate synthase subunit beta, which translates into the protein MGNPKAFLTIPRKEAGYRPILERITDFGEVEQTLNSDDRILQGSRCMECGVPFCHWACPIGNCMPEWQDSLTKGKWQEAYERLAATNNFPEFTGRVCPALCEKSCVLAMTDQAVTIRENEAAIAEHAFHEGYVKPRIPQKRTGKKVAVIGSGPAGLSVADMLNRQGHCITVFEKDEALGGLLRFGIPDFKLNKEIIDRRLGILREEGIEFKTGINIGKDISHEQLLKKYDAICLAVGAGHPRDLPVEGKKLKGIHFALELLQQQNRVVAGEVISKEHLISAKGKHVVVIGGGDTGSDCVGTSVRHKAAQVTQIEIMSQPPGSYNPETPWPLYPNVLRTSSSHKEGCLRRWNLATKRFIGEKGKVTGVEVAEVVWSKDKTGRMLMKETGKTEIIKADLVLLSMGFIHPVHEGLLDSLGVKYDGRGNVQSVIPGRTSVDKIFVAGDATLGASLVVRAIQSGREAAEAIGRFLENS
- a CDS encoding DUF1080 domain-containing protein, whose product is MKKYIALLTVSFFVGQIFAQDLKWKPEHTEYWNNQPEIITPGEGTKPPSDAIVLFNGKDLSEWVCQDGTEPKWKIEKDIMTVVGGAKAIQTKKVFGSCQLHIEWRTPAEVNPKKTGQGRGNSGIFLQSRYELQVLDNYDNKTYSNGQAGSIYKQTAPLVNVCRKPGEWQVYDIIYTAPEFNGKGEVVTPAYITVIQNGVVVQNHTEIKGNTEYIGLPAYKPHGKLPIILQDHGDAVSFRNIWIRDL
- a CDS encoding sigma-54 dependent transcriptional regulator, with translation MAKILVIDDERSIRNTLKEVLEYENHEVDTAVDGIEGIEMFGKGKYELVLCDIKMPNMDGMEVLEKILDMPGDAPVVMISGHGNIDTAVEAIKKGAFDFIEKPLDLNRLLITIRNAIEKKELVTETKVLKRRVNKTYEIIGESSAIKNVIEIIERVAPTDARVLITGSNGTGKELVARWLHEKSSRAGGPFVEVNCAAIPSELIESELFGHEKGSFTSAYKDRKGKFEAANKGTIFLDEIGDMSLSAQAKVLRALQENKISRVGSDKEIKVDVRIIAATNKDLKVAIEKSQFREDLYHRLSVILIRVPTLNERIEDIPLLADHFIKQICAEYGMPPKEITQEAIAELQKINWTGNIREFRNVIERLIILCDKVITDKDVVAFAQPISKEG
- a CDS encoding GNAT family N-acetyltransferase translates to MEVIYRIATHADVKELVVLRMEQLLAEGSALDIDISKDLSGYYTSAIADGSFIAWVAEVNGKIVSTCGIAFSKKPPYYQNTSGLIGEVCNVFTEEGHRRKGFASHLLKIIVDEAKARRIGILRVSASKAGEYLYKDFGFIKAENFYTFKL
- a CDS encoding endo-polygalacturonase, with product MKNKIWLLILIACISCSCANKDNHIKIYPAPEGEELSTAYEVKVEGEKIPVYQARIAPEDDRSRWLAMDDKANSALYHDTASFAYFDMNGPVKISVSVDSKIRSAKILPSSLGMVPDINGNTISFNLDQPRKLTIEINDDWIHCLHIFANPFETDIPEKDDPDVIYFGPGIHEISHLRVSDNKTVYIAGGAVVRAIIDPEEKYWISSYSGLRGYTPTLELRGKNIKVRGRGILDATGCTTHARNMINIKGENIEVEGIILRDPSTWTIPIFSAENVTVNNIKILGYRANSDGIDICSSHDITVNDCFIRTLDDLVVVKTLNHEGPAGRILVQDCVLWNEVAHALSIGAELTNNVDQVTFRNCDVIHDQGREWALRIFHSDAATISNIRFEDIRIEESRRFISLWLGEAVWSKDQERGNIHDVVFKNIHASGRSPDIELKGHDREHKISRVLFENVSFNGNPVSQDNMIIQGFVEDIEMK